The following are from one region of the Trichoderma breve strain T069 chromosome 5, whole genome shotgun sequence genome:
- a CDS encoding f-box domain-containing protein, translated as MDNNQKQSLRQKVAERFSGSTRCLSNIRSTTSRDRELVEIALKPLSFQRSRGSHGFIPRQTMFSRFLQLPPELQFKILGYLDFGEIQQLRQTCRLFRKNINREVTRYLFPRLNEWMLRTCYICLRYRESNEIVMGSALHLEYPFTSKCFDCIARRSYFMVGKPYTLANSEAIYVCRWCGIPVTVETGWNQPEYHVPCYEKFKRVIVLHYTIGMAQWMVVLAGSALCWHYFKNQLMVIIPVVFAFIMGFWATLLNSIRGHAMRTYHWSMLVELLILAVWIPPMYEVVNKAIVNRSTSDLHVSRSATYWTLVLIALNMMFRLLNAIGMLILFCEWKMWLRSRPGISWLRRMAGEVMMMLVICADPQSLQQEYPGRWWFKRRPHFMV; from the exons ATGGACAACAATCAGAAGCAGAGTCTGCGACAAAAAGTGGCGGAGCGATTCTCTGGAAGCACTCGATGCCTCTCAAACATCAGATCCACCACCTCTAGGGATAGAGAACTGGTCGAGATTGCGTTGAAGCCGCTATCATTTCAGAGGTCGCGCGGCAGCCATGGATTCATCCCACGACAGACAATGTTCTCGCGCTTCTTGCAGCTTCCGCCGGAGCTGCAGTTTAAAATCTTGGGATACCTCGACTTTGGCGAGATTCAGCAGCTGCGCCAGACGTGCCGTCTATTTCGGAAGAACATCAACAGGGAGGTGACGAGGTACCTGTTTCCTCGTCTCAATGAATGGATGCTGAGGACATGCTACATTTGCCTGAGATATAGGGAGTCAAATGAAATCGTGATGGGGAGCGCGTTGCATTTGGAATACCCGTTCACCAGTAAGTGCTTCGACTGCATAGCGAGACGGTCGTACTTCATGGTCGGAAAACCGTACACTCTGGCGAATTCGGAGGCCATCTATGTGTGTCGCTGGTGCGGCATTCCTGTGACGGTGGAGACGGGATGGAACCAGCCAGAGTATCATGTCCCTTGCTATGAAAAGTTTAAGAGGGTTATAGTCCTTCATTATACTATTGGGATGGCGCAGTGGATGGTAGTGCTTGCCGGTTCGGCGCTGTGTTGGCATTATTTCAAAAACCAGCTGATGGTGATCATCCCTGTCGTG TTTGCCTTCATCATGGGCTTCTGGGCGACTTTATTGAACTCTATCAGGGGCCATGCCATGAGAACGTACCACTGGTCAATGCTTGTGGAGCTGCTTATTCTGGCTGTCTGGATACCACCAATGTATGAAGTTGTCAACAAGGCGATCGTCAATAGATCGACCAGCGATCTTCATGTGTCTCGGTCGGCGACATACTGGACTTTGGTCCTTATCGCGCTGAACAT GATGTTTCGACTTTTGAACGCGATTGGAATGCTGATATTGTTCTGCGAGTGGAAGATGTGGCTCCGGTCGAGACCTGGAATAAGTTGGTTGAGGCGCATGGCCGgagaggtgatgatgatgctagTGATATGTGCCGATCCCCAGAGCCTACAGCAAGAGTACCCGGGGAGATGGTGGTTTAAGCGGCGGCCCCATTTCATGGTATAG
- a CDS encoding GPR1/FUN34/yaaH family domain-containing protein → MAEEKGHGVDSDSERAEALNRFRSAASISMTPELFEKLYLAPQSKVKGHLRDTFGNPTPIALVGFLMALTPLSCALMGWRGASGGGAATIPVYFFQAGILMTVGGLLEWILGNSFPAVVFTSFGTFWLSYGGVLNPSFAAFSSYAKAGEDGAEGLQTTGFNASLGFWFLFMGLLSLVFLICSLRTNVAFFIIFLTLVIAFGLLTGAYWAMAEDFVGNAHYANKLLVGAGASAFVTCLAGWYILLAISLAIVDFPIQIPVGDLSNVVKGKSIREH, encoded by the exons ATGGCAGAGGAAAAGGGTCATGGCGTCGACTCCGACTCGGAGCGGGCCGAGGCGTTGAATAGGTTTCGTTCCGCGGCGAGCATCAGCATGACACCCGAATTATTCGAGAAACTGTACCTGGCGCCGCAAAGTAAGGTTAAGGGCCATCTCAGAGATACGTTTGGAAACCCAACACCAAT TGCTCTTGTGGGTTTCCTTATGGCTCTTACACCATTATCATGCGCCCTCATGGGCTGGCGAGGAGCAAGCGGTGGCGGCGCAGCAACAAT CCCGGTATACTTCTTCCAAGCCGGAATCCTCATGACGGTTGGCGGCCTCCTCGAATGGATTCTCGGCAACAGCTTCCCCGCTGTCGTCTTCACCTCGTTTGGCACGTTTTGGTTATCTTACGGAGGTGTTTTGAACCCGTCGTTTGCTGCGTTTTCTTCGTACGCAAAGGCAGGCGAAGATGGTGCCGAGGGACTTCAGACAACTGGCTTCAATGCCAGCTTGG GCTTTTGGTTCCTCTTCATGGGGCTGCTTAGTCTTGTCTTTCTTATCTGTTCACTGCGTACCAATGtcgccttcttcatcatcttcttgacgcTCGTTATTGCTTTTGGGCTATTGACTGGAGCCTATTGGGCAATGGCAGAGGATTTCGTGGGCAACGCTCATTATGCCAACAAGTTGCTTGTG GGAGCTGGCGCCTCAGCTTTTGTAACGTGTCTAGCGGGATGGTACATTCTGCTAGCCATTTCACTTGCGATAGTCGACTTTCCGATTCAGATTCCGGTGGGTGACTTGAGCAATGTGGTCAAGGGCAAATCCATTAGGGAGCACTGA